A genomic segment from Corylus avellana chromosome ca5, CavTom2PMs-1.0 encodes:
- the LOC132183412 gene encoding zinc finger BED domain-containing protein RICESLEEPER 2-like: MDLSDAVIVNSSRLKSVVWNDFDRIKKGDTCVAVCRHCKKKLSGSSTSGTSHLRNHLARCQKRSNLGIPQYIAAREKKKAGTHALVNFNMEQEQRKDEILNLVNVRFEQEPMKDDSVNTGNSNFDQRRSRFDLARMIILHGYPLAMVEHFGFRVFVKNLQPLFELVTFDRVEDDCMEIYIKEKQKVNEVLDKLPGKISLSADMWAAYGNDKYLCLTAHYIDESWQLKKKILNFIMVDPSHTEDDSDVIMTCLMDWDIDRKLFSMTFDSCSANDNIICRIRDRLSQNRFLYCNGQFFDVRCVANVINLMVQDALEALSDVTKKIRDSIRCVKSRQATQAKFNEVAQEVKVESQKSLCLDNSLRWSSTHVMLEVALEYREVFCVLQENDPVYTMCPSNMEWERASVVTSYLKLFVEVTNVLTRCKSSTANIYFPELCDVHLQLIEWCKNPDASISSVAVKMRSKFEEYWERCSSGLAVAAMLDPRFKMKLVEYYYPQIYGSSAPERIDDVFHCVKELYNEHSICSPLASLDQGLAWQVGGGAGSSPASRDRLMGFDKFLNETSHSEGSKSDLDKYLEEPLFPRNVDFNILNWWKVHTPRYPILSMMARNVLAMPMSKFASEFAFSTEPRLLHRDWTSLTPPTVQALMCSQDWIQSELES, from the coding sequence ATGGATTTGTCAGATGCAGTGATAGTCAATTCTAGCCGATTGAAATCTGTTGTATGGAATGATTTTGATAGGATTAAAAAAGGTGACACCTGTGTGGCTGTATGTAGGCATTGTAAGAAGAAACTTAGTGGATCAAGTACTAGTGGAACATCTCATTTGAGGAATCATTTGGCTAGGTGTCAGAAAAGATCTAACCTTGGGATACCTCAATACATTGCagctagggaaaaaaaaaaggcagggACCCATGCTCTTGTAAATTTCAATATGGAACAAGAGCAGAGAAAGGATGAAATTCTTAACCTTGTGAATGTTAGATTTGAGCAAGAGCCTATGAAAGATGACTCCGTTAACACTGGAAACAGTAACTTTGATCAAAGAAGAAGTCGATTTGATCTTGCTCGTATGATCATTTTACATGGCTATCCGTTGGCCATGGTTGAACATTTTGGATTCAGAGTATTTGTTAAAAATCTGCAGCCACTTTTTGAGCTTGTGACATTTGACAGGGTTGAGGATGACTGTATGGAAATctatataaaagagaaacaaaaggtgAATGAAGTGTTGGATAAATTGCCTGGTAAAATCAGCCTCAGTGCTGACATGTGGGCTGCTTATGGTAATGATAAGTACTTGTGTTTGACGGCGCACTACATTGATGAATCTTGGCAGTTAAAGAAGAAGATTCTAAATTTTATTATGGTTGATCCTTCTCATACTGAAGACGATTCGGATGTTATCATGACATGTCTGATGGATTGGGATATTGACCGTAAGTTGTTTTCCATGACGTTTGATAGTTGTTCTGCCAATGACAATATCATATGTAGAATCAGAGATCGATTGTCGCAGAATAGATTTCTTTATTGTAATGGTCAGTTTTTTGATGTGCGCTGCGTGGCAAATGTAATCAATTTGATGGTTCAGGATGCCTTGGAAGCACTATCCGATGTAACCAAGAAGATACGGGATAGCATTCGATGCGTTAAAAGTAGACAAGCAACGCAAGCAAAGTTTAATGAGGTGGCTCAAGAAGTTAAAGTTGAGAGTCAAAAGTCCTTATGTCTGGATAATTCATTGCGATGGAGCTCAACGCATGTTATGCTTGAAGTTGCCTTAGAGTACAGGGAggtgttttgtgttttgcaAGAAAATGATCCTGTCTACACAATGTGCCCATCCAATATGGAATGGGAGAGAGCGAGTGTCGTTACTAGTTACTTGAAGCTCTTTGTGGAGGTTACTAACGTTTTGACAAGGTGCAAGTCATCAACTGCAAATATATATTTCCCTGAGCTCTGCGATGTTCACTTGCAGTTGATTGAATGGTGCAAGAATCCTGATGCTTCTATTAGTTCTGTGGCGGTGAAGATGAGAAGTAAGTTTGAAGAATATTGGGAGAGATGCAGCTCTGGTTTAGCAGTTGCAGCCATGTTAGATCCTCGATTTAAGATGAAATTGGTCGAGTATTACTATCCGCAAATCTACGGCAGTAGCGCTCCAGAACGTATTGATGATGTTTTCCACTGCGTGAAGGAGCTCTACAACGAACATTCAATCTGCTCGCCATTGGCTTCTCTTGATCAAGGTCTGGCCTGGCAAGTGGGCGGTGGTGCCGGCTCCTCACCTGCTTCAAGGGATAGACTGATGGGGTTTGACAAATTCCTAAACGAAACATCACACAGTGAAGGCAGCAAGTCTGATCTGGACAAGTATCTGGAGGAGCCACTCTTTCCTCGCAATGTAGATTTCAACATATTGAATTGGTGGAAAGTGCACACTCCCAGGTATCCAATCCTATCGATGATGGCACGCAATGTGTTGGCAATGCCCATGTCTAAATTTGCTTCAGAGTTTGCATTCAGCACAGAACCAAGGCTGCTTCATCGCGACTGGACTTCACTGACTCCACCTACAGTCCAAGCTTTGATGTGTTCACAAGATTGGATACAGAGTGAACTAGAAAGTTAG